The following are encoded in a window of Sphingobium sp. AP49 genomic DNA:
- a CDS encoding amidohydrolase family protein, translating to MIDGTGAAPRTGQDVLLADGRIALIGAKLKVPASARQVDGRGRYLLPGFIDSNVHATVYGNPARRDTSSRYADRNEELALEFSQRQLRAGVTTIRDSYGVLPPLLAVRDRIASGQAIGARMLVAGNILGWGGPFSLTYSLTGDRDLTLFQEQWNDMLAQGMGEELMDMTPEQLRAAVSAYLDRGVDFLKYGGTSHFMMPSLIGFSPRQQAVIVAEAHRRGKMAETHATSSEGLRLAVEAGIDLIQHPEILSRDYPDDLIALILSKGTLCAMRSNMVTGAVRQKQIAKRAKAVADIAQMPPALTSTELRRRAAMRGDDAEIERRNAERLIAAGCPVTIATDNYLGDAPEFRRAPKSPEQEPGEGSLLAIEGLVELGMTPMQAIVAATRNGARAAGQLKDLGTVEPGKIADLLLLDADPLADIHNIRRLGRLFVAGKEVDLEALPQTQLFMVADKR from the coding sequence GTGATCGACGGTACGGGGGCCGCGCCCAGGACGGGTCAGGATGTGCTGTTGGCCGACGGGCGGATTGCCTTGATCGGCGCAAAGCTGAAGGTTCCGGCCTCGGCGCGGCAGGTCGATGGTCGCGGGCGCTATCTGCTGCCCGGCTTCATCGACTCCAACGTCCACGCCACCGTCTATGGCAACCCGGCGCGGCGTGACACATCATCGCGCTATGCCGATCGGAACGAGGAACTGGCGCTCGAATTTTCCCAGCGCCAGTTGCGCGCGGGCGTCACCACCATTCGCGACAGCTATGGCGTGCTGCCGCCGCTGCTGGCGGTGCGTGACCGGATCGCCAGCGGACAGGCGATCGGCGCGCGCATGCTGGTGGCGGGCAATATATTGGGCTGGGGCGGCCCATTTTCGTTGACCTATTCGCTGACCGGCGATCGCGACCTGACCCTGTTTCAGGAACAGTGGAACGACATGCTGGCCCAGGGCATGGGGGAGGAATTGATGGACATGACGCCGGAGCAATTGCGCGCCGCCGTCAGCGCCTATCTCGACCGGGGTGTCGATTTCCTCAAATATGGCGGCACCAGTCACTTCATGATGCCCTCGCTGATCGGCTTTTCGCCGCGCCAGCAGGCGGTGATCGTGGCGGAGGCGCACCGGCGCGGCAAAATGGCCGAAACCCATGCCACCAGTTCGGAAGGGCTGCGTCTGGCGGTCGAGGCTGGGATCGACCTGATCCAGCATCCCGAGATATTGAGCCGCGATTATCCCGACGATCTGATCGCGCTGATCCTGTCGAAGGGGACGTTATGTGCGATGCGGTCCAACATGGTGACCGGCGCGGTGCGGCAGAAGCAGATCGCCAAGCGTGCCAAGGCGGTGGCGGACATCGCGCAGATGCCGCCGGCGTTGACCAGCACCGAACTGCGACGCCGGGCAGCGATGCGCGGCGATGATGCGGAGATCGAGCGGCGCAATGCCGAGCGACTGATTGCGGCCGGATGCCCTGTTACGATCGCCACCGACAATTATCTGGGTGATGCGCCCGAATTTCGCCGTGCGCCCAAATCGCCGGAGCAGGAACCGGGCGAGGGGAGCCTGCTGGCGATCGAGGGGCTGGTGGAACTGGGCATGACGCCGATGCAGGCAATCGTGGCGGCAACCCGCAACGGGGCGCGGGCGGCCGGGCAACTCAAGGATCTGGGCACGGTGGAGCCGGGCAAGATCGCCGACCTGCTATTGTTGGACGCCGATCCGCTGGCCGACATCCATAATATCCGCCGCCTCGGCCGGCTGTTCGTCGCGGGCAAGGAGGTCGATCTCGAGGCCCTGCCGCAGACGCAGCTGTTCATGGTCGCGGACAAGCGCTGA
- a CDS encoding TonB-dependent receptor, with protein MLMTRPAGLHGRRNARLLLSTILAGAAFGSAAHAQDAVQPPSDIVVTGSRLVRTDLTAPSPISVMGSEDVKLSGNVTLEKTLNEMPQLASGNTSTVNNGGGSGVLTANLRGLGNTRTLVLVNGRRFIPADSNGNVDLASIPDALIKRVEIITGGASAVYGSDAIAGAVNFILDDKFEGVEASAQYGISDRGDAESKKLDLTFGTSTADGRGNITLSGSWTRQSSITQNDRAFSRTPLGEVNGQLVYSGSGSIPGTRVPLSTAQRNALVGVDLTPGGSCTSVTGIRFGTNAEVLPYCQPEDTYNYAPYNLLQRPLDRINVAANAHYEIADRITAYAEAYFVNAKNDMILAPDSFTPLTPGAASSTLLIPNYASNPVLPESLRQFFTDNAAIFDTNGDGTAEIVGGGRRADELGTRNYRYERQSYQITTGLRGDVALLGSDWKWDTFYQYMRNRTDTRNEGLISQTRLSMGLDAVIDSSGNVVCRNQSLGCVPVSILGLDSITPQAGTFLTPVRESHDIFTRQVAGASIAGTLFQLPAGPVSVALGAEYRKDKYTFSPSPLDLANEYGAVSQKALAGAYDVKELFGELRIPILADMPFVDTLAIEGAARYSDYSSVGKVFTWKLGGEYAPVSWIRIRGAYNSAIRAPNIAELYTAVTRGYSSGTDPCAIPTSGGDSRSDALKNFCVATGVPAGEINGFQQATLGLNQDSGGNPNLHEEKSKTYTIGAVISPPFIPRLNITVDYFNVKVDDAIMTVNAQQTMNDCYTMMDASSPTCRAITRLGNGQLDYVSVSSNNIGVLKVNGIDAQVDYRVPLPAALSLGDDASLSLQAIASWLFERTTQVLATSAPQDCAGYYGAGCSVGTGGFITPDFKLNLGATYASGPLSFRLQGRMIGDLKLYPTATNVVKSVDPVWYVDTSFSIDANETFSFFGGVNNLLDKQPPILGTTLVGDANTDVSLYDTLGRRYFVGARMKF; from the coding sequence ATGCTGATGACCCGACCGGCTGGCCTGCATGGCCGCCGCAATGCCCGTCTGTTGCTGTCGACCATCCTGGCCGGCGCCGCCTTTGGGTCGGCCGCCCACGCCCAGGACGCCGTGCAGCCTCCCAGCGACATCGTCGTCACCGGTTCGCGCCTCGTCCGCACCGACCTGACCGCACCCAGCCCGATCTCGGTCATGGGCAGCGAGGATGTGAAGCTGTCGGGCAATGTCACGCTGGAAAAGACCCTGAACGAGATGCCGCAGCTGGCGTCGGGCAACACCTCCACCGTCAATAATGGCGGCGGGTCGGGCGTGCTGACCGCCAATCTGCGCGGCCTGGGCAACACCCGCACGCTGGTGCTGGTCAATGGCCGCCGCTTCATCCCCGCCGATTCCAACGGCAATGTCGACCTTGCCTCCATTCCCGACGCCCTGATCAAGCGGGTCGAGATCATCACCGGCGGCGCGTCGGCCGTCTATGGTTCCGACGCGATCGCCGGCGCGGTCAACTTCATCCTCGACGATAAGTTCGAGGGCGTGGAAGCCAGCGCCCAATATGGCATTTCCGATCGCGGCGACGCGGAATCGAAGAAGCTCGATCTGACCTTTGGCACCAGCACCGCCGATGGCCGGGGCAATATCACCCTGTCCGGCTCCTGGACCCGCCAGTCATCGATCACCCAGAATGACCGCGCCTTCAGCCGCACGCCGCTGGGCGAGGTGAACGGCCAGCTGGTCTATTCCGGCTCCGGCAGTATTCCCGGCACCCGCGTGCCACTCAGCACCGCGCAGCGCAACGCGCTGGTCGGCGTCGACCTGACGCCCGGCGGCAGCTGCACCTCGGTCACCGGCATCCGCTTCGGCACCAATGCCGAAGTGCTGCCCTATTGCCAGCCTGAAGACACCTACAACTACGCGCCCTACAATCTGCTGCAGCGCCCGCTGGACCGCATCAACGTCGCCGCCAACGCCCATTATGAGATCGCCGACCGGATCACCGCCTATGCCGAGGCCTATTTCGTCAACGCCAAGAATGACATGATCCTGGCACCCGACAGCTTCACCCCACTGACGCCCGGTGCGGCTTCCTCGACGCTGCTGATCCCCAATTATGCCAGCAACCCGGTGCTGCCGGAAAGCCTGCGCCAGTTCTTCACCGACAATGCCGCCATCTTCGACACCAATGGCGACGGCACGGCGGAAATCGTTGGCGGCGGCCGCCGCGCGGACGAACTGGGCACGCGCAACTATCGCTATGAACGGCAATCCTACCAGATCACCACCGGCCTGCGCGGCGACGTCGCGCTGCTGGGCAGCGACTGGAAGTGGGATACCTTCTACCAATATATGCGCAACCGCACCGACACCCGCAACGAGGGCCTGATCTCGCAGACCCGCCTATCGATGGGCCTCGACGCGGTCATCGATTCCTCGGGCAATGTCGTCTGCCGCAACCAGTCGCTGGGCTGCGTGCCGGTGTCGATCCTGGGCCTCGATTCGATCACGCCACAGGCCGGCACCTTCCTGACGCCGGTGCGCGAAAGCCACGACATCTTCACCCGCCAGGTCGCGGGCGCCAGCATCGCGGGCACTTTGTTCCAACTGCCGGCCGGCCCGGTCTCGGTCGCGCTCGGCGCCGAATATCGCAAGGACAAATATACGTTCAGCCCCAGCCCGCTCGACCTCGCCAATGAATATGGCGCGGTGTCGCAGAAGGCGCTGGCCGGCGCCTATGACGTCAAGGAACTGTTCGGCGAACTGCGCATCCCGATCCTGGCCGACATGCCCTTCGTAGACACTCTCGCGATCGAGGGTGCTGCCCGCTATTCGGATTACAGCTCGGTCGGCAAGGTCTTCACCTGGAAGCTGGGCGGCGAATATGCGCCGGTCAGCTGGATTCGCATCCGCGGCGCCTATAACAGCGCGATCCGCGCGCCCAATATCGCCGAGCTCTATACGGCGGTGACGCGCGGCTATTCCAGTGGCACCGATCCGTGCGCCATCCCGACTTCGGGCGGCGACAGCCGCAGCGACGCGCTCAAGAATTTCTGCGTCGCAACCGGTGTGCCGGCGGGCGAAATCAACGGGTTCCAGCAGGCGACGCTCGGCCTGAACCAGGACAGCGGCGGCAATCCCAACCTGCATGAGGAAAAGTCGAAGACCTATACGATCGGCGCCGTCATCTCGCCGCCCTTCATCCCGCGCCTCAACATCACGGTCGACTATTTCAACGTGAAGGTCGACGATGCGATCATGACTGTCAACGCGCAGCAGACGATGAACGACTGCTACACGATGATGGATGCCAGCAGCCCCACCTGCCGGGCGATCACCCGCCTTGGCAACGGTCAGCTCGACTATGTCAGCGTATCGAGCAACAATATCGGGGTGCTCAAGGTCAACGGCATCGATGCGCAGGTCGACTATCGCGTGCCGCTGCCCGCCGCCCTGTCACTGGGCGACGATGCCAGCCTGTCGTTGCAGGCGATCGCCAGTTGGCTGTTCGAGCGCACGACCCAGGTACTCGCCACCTCCGCTCCGCAGGATTGCGCCGGCTATTATGGCGCGGGCTGCTCGGTCGGCACCGGCGGCTTCATCACTCCGGACTTCAAGCTGAACCTGGGTGCCACCTATGCCAGCGGCCCCTTGAGCTTCCGCCTGCAGGGTCGGATGATCGGCGACCTGAAGCTTTATCCGACCGCGACCAATGTGGTGAAGTCGGTGGACCCGGTCTGGTATGTCGACACCAGCTTCTCGATCGACGCCAATGAGACCTTCTCCTTCTTCGGCGGCGTCAACAACCTGCTCGACAAGCAGCCGCCGATCCTGGGCACGACGCTGGTGGGCGACGCCAATACCGACGTGTCGCTCTATGACACGCTGGGTCGCCGCTACTTCGTCGGCGCACGGATGAAGTTCTGA
- a CDS encoding amidohydrolase family protein, whose protein sequence is MAVRSRPLLALAALLLSGSALAAPTAPAGPATQAADPIPARNQGVGPFQRTVLRHVYMIDGTGAPAQGPFDIVLSNDRIAEIKSIGVPGAINPALRAAPGDHEIDLAGAYVMPGFVDAHVHLHSLSDAQKVPSDYILKLWMAHGITSVRDLGSGHPIEWLADIKARSARNEIVAPRIDIYPMFHQIRGPVNDAATARAVIQEAKKRGADGIKFIGGAPEDVLYAALDETKKLGLHSTMHHAQQLVAYANVLGTSGAGLESMEHWYGLPEAMFTDQRIQAFPTDFINNDEQMRFGEAGRLWAQTAEPGSDQWNKVMDTLLERGFTLDPTFTAYLTSRDFMRMSRAQWHADYTMPALWDYYRPSRTNHGAYWFDWTTEHEMAWKDNYRRWMRFVNDYKNRGGRVTVGSDSGYIYNLYGFGYIQEMELLREAGFSPLEVIHAATQEGARLLGHEDQIGTIRVGRKADLVVIKGNPLANMKLLFGTGSIKLNDATGKVERVGGVDYTIKDGIIYDAKALRAEVRDMVARQKAERGLQPGIMTIENAEASALP, encoded by the coding sequence ATGGCCGTCCGGTCCCGTCCCCTTCTCGCCCTTGCGGCGCTGCTCCTGAGCGGCAGCGCGCTTGCGGCGCCCACCGCCCCGGCCGGTCCGGCGACACAGGCGGCCGATCCCATTCCCGCCCGCAACCAGGGCGTGGGGCCGTTCCAGCGCACCGTGCTGCGCCATGTCTACATGATCGACGGCACCGGCGCCCCGGCCCAGGGGCCGTTCGACATCGTCCTGTCGAACGATCGCATCGCCGAAATCAAATCGATCGGCGTACCCGGCGCGATCAATCCCGCGCTGCGCGCCGCGCCCGGCGACCATGAGATCGATCTGGCGGGCGCCTATGTGATGCCCGGCTTCGTCGACGCCCATGTCCATCTTCATTCGCTCAGCGACGCGCAGAAGGTGCCGTCCGACTATATCCTGAAACTCTGGATGGCGCATGGCATCACCTCCGTCCGCGATCTGGGCAGCGGCCATCCGATCGAATGGCTGGCCGATATCAAGGCCCGCAGTGCCCGCAACGAGATCGTCGCCCCGCGCATCGACATCTATCCGATGTTCCACCAGATACGCGGCCCCGTAAATGACGCCGCGACCGCCCGCGCGGTGATCCAGGAAGCCAAGAAGCGGGGTGCCGACGGCATCAAGTTCATCGGCGGCGCGCCGGAGGATGTGCTCTATGCCGCGCTCGATGAGACGAAGAAGCTCGGCCTGCACAGCACCATGCACCATGCCCAGCAACTGGTCGCCTATGCCAATGTGCTGGGCACGTCGGGCGCGGGCCTGGAAAGCATGGAACATTGGTATGGCCTGCCCGAAGCGATGTTCACCGACCAGCGTATCCAGGCCTTCCCCACCGACTTCATCAACAATGACGAACAGATGCGCTTCGGCGAGGCCGGGCGGCTGTGGGCGCAGACGGCCGAACCGGGGTCGGACCAGTGGAACAAGGTGATGGACACGCTGCTGGAGCGCGGCTTCACCCTGGATCCCACCTTCACCGCCTATCTCACCAGCCGCGACTTCATGCGGATGAGCCGGGCGCAATGGCATGCCGACTACACCATGCCGGCCTTGTGGGACTATTATCGCCCCAGCCGCACCAATCATGGGGCCTACTGGTTCGACTGGACCACCGAACATGAAATGGCATGGAAGGACAATTATCGTCGCTGGATGCGGTTCGTGAACGACTACAAGAACCGTGGCGGCCGCGTCACGGTAGGCAGCGATAGCGGCTATATCTACAATCTCTACGGCTTCGGCTATATCCAGGAGATGGAGTTGTTGCGCGAGGCTGGCTTCAGCCCGCTGGAGGTGATCCACGCCGCCACGCAGGAAGGCGCCCGACTGCTGGGCCACGAGGACCAGATCGGCACCATCCGGGTCGGCCGCAAGGCCGATCTGGTGGTCATCAAGGGCAATCCGCTGGCCAACATGAAACTGCTGTTTGGCACCGGATCGATCAAGCTCAACGACGCGACCGGCAAGGTCGAACGGGTCGGCGGCGTCGATTACACGATCAAGGACGGCATCATCTATGATGCAAAGGCATTGCGCGCCGAAGTGCGCGACATGGTCGCCCGGCAAAAGGCCGAACGCGGCCTGCAGCCGGGCATCATGACGATCGAGAATGCGGAGGCCTCAGCGCTACCATGA
- a CDS encoding amino acid permease yields MSTGFWGPIKPIGAGHHAQHQQLRKTLSWPHLIALGVGAIVGTGIYTLTGVGADRAGPAVILAFAIAGAVCACAALAYAELATLIPTAGSAYTYTYSVLGETLAWVVGWSLILEYSLACSTVAVGWSGYLVGWILQAGISLPPMLLAGPHGGGIVNLPAVLVALAIAGMLIAGTRESATLNIVLVVIKLTALAAFVALALPAFQADNLQPFMPYGFVSHVEGGMTRGVMAAAAIVFFAFYGFDAVATSAEEARNPGRDLTIGIIGSMAVCTLIYMAVAVAAIGALDFRALAGSSEPLALVLRTLEHPLAAWLVAGAALVALPSVILVMMYGQSRIFFVMARDGLLPRSLSKVSEKTGSPARITAITGVFVAAVAGFFRLDEIAELANAGTLIAFIAVAGCMMALRRKAPEMKRVFRCPQPYLVGTLAIVGCIYLLISLPEKTLLRFGLWNLVGLALYFAYSRGRSLLRTTGHAANEEGLPE; encoded by the coding sequence TTGAGCACTGGATTTTGGGGACCGATCAAGCCGATCGGCGCCGGCCATCACGCGCAGCATCAGCAGTTGCGCAAGACATTGTCCTGGCCGCATCTGATCGCGCTGGGGGTGGGAGCGATCGTGGGCACCGGCATCTATACGCTGACCGGCGTGGGCGCCGACCGGGCGGGGCCGGCGGTGATCCTGGCCTTCGCCATTGCGGGCGCCGTGTGCGCCTGCGCGGCGCTGGCCTATGCCGAGCTTGCCACGCTGATCCCGACCGCAGGCAGCGCCTATACCTACACCTATTCGGTGCTGGGCGAGACGCTGGCCTGGGTCGTGGGGTGGAGCCTGATCCTGGAATATTCGCTGGCGTGCAGCACCGTGGCGGTCGGCTGGTCCGGCTATCTGGTGGGCTGGATCCTGCAGGCAGGGATCAGCCTGCCGCCGATGCTGCTGGCGGGGCCGCATGGCGGCGGTATCGTCAACCTGCCGGCCGTGCTGGTGGCGCTGGCGATCGCCGGCATGCTCATCGCGGGCACACGGGAAAGCGCGACGCTCAACATCGTCCTGGTGGTCATCAAGCTGACCGCGCTGGCCGCCTTCGTCGCGCTGGCATTGCCCGCCTTCCAGGCGGATAATCTCCAACCCTTCATGCCTTATGGTTTCGTCAGCCATGTGGAGGGCGGCATGACACGCGGGGTGATGGCGGCGGCGGCGATCGTCTTCTTCGCCTTCTATGGCTTCGATGCGGTCGCAACCTCAGCCGAGGAAGCGCGTAATCCGGGCCGTGACCTCACCATTGGCATCATCGGGTCGATGGCGGTTTGCACCCTCATCTACATGGCCGTTGCGGTGGCCGCGATTGGTGCGCTCGATTTCCGGGCGCTGGCCGGTTCGTCTGAGCCGCTAGCGCTGGTCCTGCGTACGCTGGAGCATCCGCTGGCCGCCTGGCTGGTGGCGGGCGCCGCGCTGGTCGCGCTGCCCTCCGTCATTCTGGTCATGATGTATGGCCAGAGCCGTATCTTCTTCGTCATGGCGCGCGATGGGCTGTTGCCGCGTTCGCTTAGCAAAGTGTCGGAAAAGACCGGGTCGCCCGCGCGCATCACCGCGATCACCGGCGTCTTCGTCGCGGCGGTCGCCGGCTTCTTCCGCCTGGACGAGATTGCGGAGCTGGCCAATGCCGGCACGCTGATCGCCTTCATCGCGGTCGCCGGCTGCATGATGGCGTTGCGCCGCAAGGCGCCCGAGATGAAGCGCGTCTTCCGTTGTCCGCAGCCCTATCTGGTCGGCACGCTGGCGATCGTCGGCTGCATCTATCTGCTGATCAGCCTGCCGGAAAAGACGCTGCTGCGCTTTGGTCTATGGAACCTCGTCGGTCTGGCGCTCTATTTCGCTTATAGCCGGGGCCGCAGCCTGCTGCGGACCACCGGCCATGCCGCTAACGAAGAGGGCCTGCCGGAATAG
- a CDS encoding GntR family transcriptional regulator, whose amino-acid sequence MSLIIRNLSDQLVDLVRERILSGRVPPDGPIRQDALAAELGISKIPLREALARLEQEGLLKSQANRGFFVRSLNRVEADEVYALRLKLEPDVMALAAERANEVEHQTAINTLATLYQVTDAGGDGVGAFNRAFHMALLRPSSQPLSVNILERLHILSERYVRKHLEPLGRDERANDEHREMLDAWLARDGQLIRELTVAHIRKTMDDLMVQLDADD is encoded by the coding sequence ATGAGCCTCATCATCCGAAATCTGTCCGACCAGCTGGTCGATCTTGTCCGCGAGCGCATATTGTCCGGCCGGGTGCCGCCCGACGGGCCGATCCGTCAGGATGCGCTGGCCGCCGAACTGGGGATCAGCAAGATTCCGCTGCGCGAGGCGTTGGCCCGGCTGGAACAGGAAGGGCTGCTCAAGTCGCAGGCCAATCGCGGTTTCTTCGTGCGCAGCCTCAATCGGGTGGAAGCGGACGAAGTCTATGCGCTGCGCCTGAAGCTGGAACCCGACGTGATGGCGCTTGCCGCCGAACGGGCGAACGAGGTGGAGCATCAAACGGCGATCAATACGCTCGCCACCCTCTACCAGGTCACCGATGCAGGCGGCGACGGGGTGGGCGCGTTCAATCGCGCCTTCCACATGGCGCTGCTGCGCCCGAGCAGCCAGCCGCTGTCGGTCAATATTCTCGAACGGCTCCACATCCTGTCGGAACGCTATGTCCGCAAGCATCTGGAGCCGCTCGGCCGCGACGAGCGCGCCAATGACGAGCATCGCGAGATGCTCGACGCCTGGCTCGCCCGCGACGGCCAACTGATCCGCGAACTCACGGTCGCACATATCCGCAAAACCATGGACGATCTCATGGTTCAGCTCGACGCCGACGACTGA
- a CDS encoding 4-hydroxyproline epimerase, producing MSAVRHSFFCIDGHTAGNPVRLVAGGAPLLKGKSMAERRLDFLDRFDWIRTSLCFEPRGHDMMSGGFLYPPTRDDADIGILFIETSGCLPMCGHGTIGMVTFGLENGLIQPATPGHLRVEVPAGVIDIDYTTDGKRVTSVKIRNVPAYLAAEGIEINVPGFGPLSLDVSYGGNYYAIVEPQGAYTGLDDLGASRIVELSRTIRELVREKYQPVHPLEPSIKGVSHVLWADKPKGEGADGRNAVFYGERAIDRSPCGTGTSARLAHLAAKGRLKVGDRFVHESYICSRFIGRVEAETMIGDQKAIIPSIEGSAIATGFNTIWVDREDPFWAGFTVV from the coding sequence ATGTCCGCGGTGCGCCACAGCTTCTTCTGCATAGACGGCCATACGGCGGGCAACCCCGTCCGTCTGGTCGCGGGCGGCGCGCCGCTGCTCAAGGGAAAGTCCATGGCGGAACGCCGCCTGGACTTTCTCGACCGTTTCGACTGGATCCGCACCAGTCTCTGCTTCGAGCCGCGCGGCCATGACATGATGTCGGGCGGTTTCCTCTATCCGCCGACGCGAGACGATGCCGACATCGGCATCCTCTTCATCGAGACCAGCGGCTGCCTGCCGATGTGCGGCCATGGCACCATCGGCATGGTGACGTTCGGTCTGGAAAATGGCCTGATCCAGCCAGCGACGCCGGGCCATTTGCGGGTGGAAGTACCCGCCGGCGTGATCGATATTGATTATACGACCGACGGCAAGCGCGTGACGTCGGTCAAGATCCGCAACGTTCCCGCCTATCTGGCGGCAGAGGGGATCGAGATCAATGTGCCGGGCTTCGGCCCGCTCAGCCTCGATGTCTCCTATGGTGGCAATTATTATGCGATCGTCGAACCACAGGGCGCCTATACCGGCCTCGACGATCTTGGCGCATCGCGCATCGTCGAACTCAGCCGCACTATTCGCGAGCTGGTGCGTGAGAAATATCAGCCGGTCCATCCGCTCGAACCCAGCATCAAGGGGGTGAGCCATGTCCTGTGGGCGGACAAGCCCAAGGGCGAGGGCGCTGACGGCCGCAACGCCGTCTTCTATGGCGAACGGGCGATCGATCGCAGCCCCTGTGGCACTGGGACATCGGCACGGCTGGCACATCTGGCGGCCAAGGGCAGGCTGAAGGTCGGCGACCGGTTCGTGCATGAAAGCTATATCTGCAGCCGTTTTATCGGTCGGGTCGAGGCCGAGACGATGATCGGCGACCAGAAGGCGATCATCCCCTCGATCGAGGGATCGGCGATCGCCACCGGCTTCAACACCATCTGGGTCGATCGCGAAGACCCGTTCTGGGCCGGCTTCACGGTGGTATGA
- a CDS encoding dihydrodipicolinate synthase family protein, whose product MNSSKLTWRGVYPAATTQFTPDLDVDIAATQAVLDALVKDGVDGLIIAGTCGENNSLEPEEKRAVVQAAVEVVDGRVPILVGVSEFTTRRAVAFAQDAEKLGVDGLMLLPAMVYVPTVGELCTHFETVAKATSLPIMLYNNPPAYRVNIGIDALTRLADTPNIVAVKESAPDPRRFTDLINAFGDRYILMAGLDDVAFEGLLLGAHGWISGLTSAFPRESVALVAAINRGDLEEALRIYRWFMPLLHLDADHDLVQSIKLAESIMGRGTEHVRLPRMPLEGQRRADVIRWVEQCAATQPSLTAV is encoded by the coding sequence GTGAATTCCTCAAAATTGACGTGGCGTGGTGTCTACCCTGCCGCCACCACCCAGTTCACCCCCGATCTGGACGTTGATATCGCCGCAACCCAGGCTGTCCTGGATGCGCTGGTAAAGGATGGCGTCGACGGCCTCATCATCGCCGGCACCTGCGGTGAGAACAACTCGCTGGAACCCGAAGAAAAGCGCGCTGTCGTCCAGGCGGCGGTCGAGGTCGTGGATGGCCGCGTGCCGATCCTGGTCGGGGTGTCCGAATTCACCACCCGCCGCGCCGTCGCCTTCGCGCAGGACGCTGAAAAGCTCGGCGTCGACGGGCTGATGCTGCTGCCCGCCATGGTCTATGTGCCGACCGTGGGCGAACTTTGCACCCATTTCGAGACGGTGGCCAAGGCGACGTCGCTGCCGATCATGCTCTACAACAATCCGCCGGCCTATCGGGTCAATATCGGCATCGACGCGCTCACCCGCCTCGCCGACACGCCCAATATCGTCGCGGTCAAGGAAAGCGCGCCCGATCCGCGTCGCTTCACCGACCTCATCAACGCCTTTGGCGACCGCTATATCCTGATGGCGGGCCTGGACGATGTTGCCTTCGAGGGCCTGTTGCTGGGCGCGCATGGCTGGATTTCCGGCCTCACCAGCGCGTTCCCGCGCGAATCCGTGGCGCTGGTCGCGGCGATCAACCGGGGCGATCTGGAAGAAGCACTGCGCATCTATCGCTGGTTCATGCCGCTGCTGCATCTGGATGCCGATCATGATCTGGTCCAGTCGATCAAGCTGGCCGAAAGCATCATGGGACGCGGCACCGAGCATGTCCGCCTGCCGCGCATGCCGCTGGAAGGCCAGCGCCGCGCCGACGTCATCCGCTGGGTCGAGCAGTGCGCCGCCACCCAGCCCAGCCTGACGGCGGTCTGA